GTTTTGGTGAAGTTTCAACCAAAATATTACCGGCTTTATCGCTTTAACCCCTATTATTTTTTATTTATTGATTAGGTATTTCGTCGTAACTATACGATAAAACAACCTTTTTCGTTATGCTTTTGGAATATTTTGGCATGGCTCTTGGATAAGCCATAAAAACCAGAAAACGTAACGTCATGAAAAAAGCATTACTTTATAGCACGGCAATATTGTTTTTATTAGCCTGTGGAGGTGTTAAAAAGACACAGGAAGCGATTAACACAGGAAACTACCAACAAGCCATGAACAGGGCTATGAGAAGCCTGGCTGACAACAAGGGTAAAAAGGGGAATCAACCCTATATTCTTATCCTTGAAGAAGCATTCGCTAAGAATATGGAGCGAGAACTCCAGAACATTGCCTTCCTTGAAAAGGATGGTAATCCGGCTAACCTGGAGGCCATTTACAAAGGATATTCCCGCTTGAGGGAAATTCAAAATCGAATCACCCCCCTACTCCCCTTATATATTCGCGATGAGAATAGGAATGCACGATTCGATTTTAAAAACTTTGATGAAGATATTATTGATTCCAAAGACAGGCTTTCAGAATATTTATACGATAACGCCCTTTCTCTTTTTGAATCTGCTTCAAATAAAATGGATTACAGAAAGGCCTATGAAGATTTCAGATATCTGGACGAGATTAATCCCGGCTTTGCAGATACCAAGGATCAGATGGAGCTGGCCTATCAAAGGGGTCTGGATTACGTTAAGGTGAAAATGATCAATGACACCCAGATGGTGATTCCCACACGTTTGGAAGAAGAGTTGTTGAATTTTAATACCTATGGTCTGGATGATCTATGGACACAGTACCATAACAATCCTCTGGAAAATATCAAGTACGATTACGAGATGCAGGTAGCATTCAGGGAAATCAACATTTCTCCGGAACAGGTAAATGAAAAACAACTCGTAAAGGAAAAGCAGGTTGTGGATGGGTACAGATACCTGGAAGATGAGAATGGTAACCTGGTTAAGGATAGTCTTGGCAATGAGATTAAGGTAGACAATTATAAAACTGTCACTTGTAATTACTATCAGTTTACCCAGCAAAAGCTGGCTCAGGTAACCGGTTTGGTAAGTTTTGTCGACTTACAGTCTCAGCAGCAGTTAAATTCTTATCCGCTCTCCAGCGAATTCCTCTTCCAGCATGTATATGCCAACTATAGTGGGGATAGAAGAGCTCTTGATAATGATTTAGTCGCTCTGCTAAATTTGGGCGCCGTTCCGTTCCCAAGTAATGAACAGATGGTATACGATGCGGGTGAAGACCTGAAAGCAAGACTGAAAGAGATAGTCGGCAGACATCGATTTAATTAAAGAAAGGACCCGGGGTTTTACTCCGGGTTTTTTTAAAGATAGTCCTCCAAAGAAACATCGTTTATACTTCCGTGGGAAGCGTGTTTAACTACGTTTCCATTCTTAATAACCAGCAACTGGGGTGATTCATGCCTGACTTCAAATTCCCGAGCTATTGCATGCGAAAGTTCACGATTGTACTGCACGTGTAAGAGATGGAGTTCTGCCTGCCCGGGTCTCAAAGGATAATTAGCCTCAAAGGATCGCTTCACCATCCCACTGATCCCACAACTCGTAGAATTTTTGAAAATAATTTGTGTGCGTTCGCCGGAACGGTGAATAATCTCTTCCAACTGAGATTCCGTTTCAAGGGGATTCCATTTCGCTTTATCTAATTGCTCGGACTCTTTTTCATCCGTTCCTTTCCACCAATTAAATACGCCCATAGCTGACTTTAATTTTATTCCCCAGGAATCATTCTAACTGACTTATTGTCCTGTATATCTGGGGGTTATAAGACATTTTGTCTGGTCGATAACAATGGTAAGATTGTTGACCTATTCATGTCAAAAATAGACATTAGAATATAAAACACATAACGAGCATGAATATTAACAATTTTACCATAAAATCACAGGAAGTTATCCAATTGGCCCAGCAATTGGCCCAGGAGATGCAACATCCTCAGATCGAGAACGAGCACCTGTTTAAAGCGCTAACAGAAACAGATGAAAACGTTCTGCCTTTTATTTTAAAGAAACTGAACGTTAATCTGTCCCTGGTGGAACAAGTGGTCAATAAAGAACTGGAGAGTATTCCCAAGGTGTCCGGAGGCGAGCTACAATTTTCCAGGGAAGCAGGAAAAACACTGACCGAGGCCAATATTGTCGCTAAAAACATGAAGGACGATTTTGTTTCTCTGGAACACATTCTCCTGGCCATATTTAAGTCGAAAAGCAAAATTTCCAGAATCCTAAAGGATCAGGGGGTTGCTGAAAAGGATCTGATCGCTGCGATCAGAGAACTGCGCAAAGGAGCAAAGGTCACTTCCCAAAGTGCCGAAGACACCTACAATGCTCTCAATAAATACTCAAGAAATCTCAACGAGTTGGCCGATAGTGGCAAACTCGATCCCGTTATAGGAAGGGATGAAGAAATCAGACGCGTCCTTCAGATCCTCTCGAGACGTACCAAAAATAATCCCATGCTGGTAGGAGAACCGGGTACTGGGAAAACCGCTATTGCAGAAGGTCTTGCCCACAGGATAATTCAGGGAGATGTACCTGAAAATCTAAAGGACAAAATTATCTTCTCCCTCGATATGGGTGCGCTTATCGCAGGAGCAAAATACAAAGGAGAATTTGAAGAACGTCTTAAGTCGGTTATCAAAGAAGTTACTCAGAGCGATGGCGATATTGTCTTGTTTATCGATGAGATCCACACCCTGGTTGGTGCCGGAGGTGGGCAGGGAGCTATGGATGCGGCCAACATACTGAAACCTGCCCTCGCAAGAGGGGAATTGCGGGCGATTGGAGCAACCACACTGGATGAATATCAAAAATATTTTGAAAAAGACAAAGCCCTGGAACGCAGGTTCCAGAAGGTAGTGGTCAATGAGCCTGACACTGAAAGTGCGATCTCAATTCTGAGAGGAATCAAAGAGAAATACGAAGCACATCACAAGGTGAGAATTAAGGATGAAGCCGTAATAGCAGCAGTAGAGTTGTCTCAGCGGTATATCACGGATCGTTTTCTTCCAGATAAAGCAATAGACCTGATGGACGAGGCCGCTTCTAAACTAAGGATGGAGATCAATAGTAAACCAGAAGATCTCGATGTTCTAGACAGGAAGATAATGCAATTGGAGATCGAAATAGAAGCAATTAAGCGGGAAGAAGATCATGCCAAGTTAAAAGCATTGAATGTAGATATTGCCAACCTTAAGGAGGAAAGAAATGAGATTTTTGCCAAATGGGAGAGTGAAAAATCAGTGATCGATGCTGTACAGAAAACCAAGGTAGATATTGAAGAATTCAAATTGGAGGCCGAAAGAGCTGAAAGAAACGGAGATTACGGCCTCGTTGCAGAATTGCGTTACGGCAAAATCAAAGAAGCCCAGCAAAAACTGGAGAAATTACAGCAAGATCTCGCTGAGGCTCAGGAGGGTGGCACTTTAATCAAAGAAGAAGTGACCAATGAAGATATTGCCGAGGTAGTGGCTAAATGGACGGGAATCCCTGTTACCAAAATGCTGCAAAGCGAACGCGAAAAACTCCTTAAACTTGAAAAAGTACTTCACAAGCGGGTTGTTGGGCAGGAAGAGGCCATTGAAGCCGTGTCAGACGCCATCAGGCGGAGCAGGGCTGGCTTACAGGATGCTAAGAAACCCATTGGATCCTTTTTATTTTTAGGGACAACAGGAGTGGGCAAGACCGAATTGGCCAAGACCCTGGCAGACTATCTGTTCGATGACGAAAATGCCATGACCCGAATCGACATGAGTGAATACCAGGAGAGACATTCGGTGAGCAGATTAGTGGGTGCCCCCCCGGGTATGTGGGTTACGATGAGGGAGGCCAGCTCACGGAAGCAGTGAGAAGACGACCTTATTCTGTCGTATTACTTGATGAAATTGAAAAGGCACACCCGGATACGTTTAATATCCTTCTGCAGGTATTGGATGAAGGCAGGCTTACTGATAATAAAGGGCGAGTAGCCGATTTTAAAAACACCATCATTATTATGACCAGTAACATGGGCAGCCACATCATACAGGATACCTTTGAAAATTTAAAGGACCTGCCCAGTGCAACGGAAGCGGCGAAAATTGAAGTGATGGCACTTTTAAAACAGAATATCAGACCCGAATTCCTGAATAGGATCGATGATATAATTATGTTTACTCCTCTGAGTAAAAAGAATATTGTGGATATCGTGCGCCTTCAGATAGAACAGCTAAAAAAGATGGTTGGGAAACAGCATATCACCCTCGATGCAACAGAAGAAGCCATAGCTTATCTAGCGGAAAAAGGATATAACCCGCAATACGGGGCGAGGCCAATTAAAAGAACTATTCAGAAGGAAGTGCTGAATAACTTATCCAAAGAATTGTTAAGTGGAAACATCACAGCAGAAAGCATTATCCTTATCGATTCCTTTGATAATGGACTGGTATTTAGAAACCAATCCGAATTGGTAGAATAACATTTTAAATAAAATTTTAATAGCAGCCGGGAACTCTTTTCACCGGCTGTTTTTTTTCATCAGAATATACCCTTCACAGGGCTTAGTTTTTTATATTCGTAAAAAATTGACCCTTAATGACCTCCAAAGCCGAACGTACCACTGCCTTTATCATTGAAAAAGTGGCCCCAGTTTTTAATAGGCAAGGGTATATTGGTACCAGCATGAGCGATCTCACTGAGGTCACAGGCCTTACGAAAGGTGCCTTATACGGGAATTTTGAAAATAAAGAATCTCTGGCTCTGGCTGCTTTCGAGCATTTGAGCACCGCACTTCTCGCGGCTATAGACAAACGTATAGAGGGAGGAGGCCATACGCTGGACATTCTGCTTAGGATTACAGATTTTTACAGGCATTACGATGAGTTCACTGCCCCTATGGGAGGATGTCCGGTACTAAATGTAGGTGTTGATGCCCATTATAACAATCGCCACTTACTAGGAGCAGCAAGGGAAACTTTACGGACCATTGAAGGTAAAATTGCATTAGTTCTTGAAAACGGAGTAAATAACAGTGAGATTAAATTACCTGTACCGCCTCTGCAATTCGCAAAACAAATGTTCACTATGATTCAGGGGCCATCGCGATGGCGACCATCTCTGGTGATCGAAAATACCTGGTCAACACCATTGCCTACCTGGAAGTCTTAGTAAAACGAGAAATGAATATCTGATCTTATTCTACTCTTACCCTGAAAATCCAGATCGCATCACTATATTTCCCATTAAATCTGCTGTCTCTGGCTTTCCTGGCTTCACCCATAGTATCATATCGCCTGAGGTAGACATAATTAAGCTTCCTTTGAGTCCGGTAAAAAGACTTAGGTTCCAGGCCTCTTTTTCTCAACGTCTCCATAAAACTGTTGTAGTACCGCTGAGTTCCAAAAACATTGACAATTAAATAAAAGCCAGGACGGATATCCTCAGTTAAAACCGCTTCTTCAAACCGTTCTCCTTGTTGTGGTTCAACAACTTGCTCTTTTTTAGCCTCTTCATCATTCCTCATCGCCACTGCAGCAACAGAATCCTTCTTTCTTTCGAGTTCAGCTGCCGCCCTTTGACTTTCTTCTTCCTCTGCCCTACGTTTAGCCAGGGCAACTGAGTCGCGTTTTTGAACGGCAATTATTGAATCCTGCTTCTCTTTCTCGGCGAGCAAAGCCAGGGCCTTGCGTTCCTTTCTACTGAGTTTCTTTTCTTTAGAAACTTCCTCAACTTCTTCCTGTATTTCCTCATCTTCTATTTCGAAGCCCACTATTTTTCTTCTGGGATCAGGTTTTGCGAATTGATAAGAGGTCACGATTTCAAATGTGGGGTCCTTGCCATTCAGCTCCGTACTATTCCCAATTTCAACCAGAGCCCCCACAGAAAAACTCTTAAAAAAGTTCCGCCAATTCCTCCTGAGAAGCCATAAAAGTTATGATACCCTCCTTGTAACCAAATCTTGTCACTTGCAAAAAGGGTGTTTATTCCGTATTGCGCATCCATTTCGGGGATTGATTTGATATACAATAATGGTCGTAAATATGCATTTTCGAGAATTCCGGTACCTTTAACAGGCAAGGAATAGCTTGCTGAGCCCAGGAATATTTTTTCCGCATCTCCATTATTGTTATCACTAGGACTAACATTGTATATCACAGCATTTTCCGCCGTAAAGCCAAGACTGAGATTTTTGTAGGCCAATCGAATTCCCGGTGCCGCCTGCAGGATAAATTCAGGACCATCATATAAGAAGGGTAGATTGATATTCGGACTCTGCTGAAAGCGATCGTCGGCTAATTCTTCGCGGTAACCAAAGAGATTAATCCCCAAAGCAAGGAAAACATCAGGTGCAATTTCAAAGTCGTATGCGTAATTGAGCACGCCCCCGGTCTGAAGGAAAACGCCGGTATTTTGTTGTAAAAAGCCTATTCCAACTGAGGATCTTGGATTCAACTTATGCGTATAATTGGCAAACAAGGTGGTTGGGTCGGCATCAGGCTGTTGCCATTGCCATCTGCTCCATACGGACAAGGATTGAGGATTGTTGCGATCAAGGGTAAATACGGGGTTAAAAAGGCTGCTATTGTACTGATTTAAATTGTGTTGTCTGAAATCTGAAGGCAAGCTAACTTCCTGAGCTTTTCCAATGATAACACAAATAAGAAAGAGGAAAATAAAAAGGGGTTTTGGCATAGATCGGTTGAATCAAGGGAATTTCATACTATTTTTACAAAAGTAAAGTTACATAATAGTAGCTAGCCTAAAAGAAATAAATCAATCACCTATGAAACCAAAACTTTTATCGCTTTGTTTGATATTCCTTTTATCCCTTTTCAGTTGTAAAGAGGAAACCCAACTCACAAATACTGAAATTGGCCCTGAAGTAACTACCTACTATTTCATCAGACATGCTGAAAAAGACAGGACTGATCCTGAGAACAGAGATCCGGAACTCAACCAGAAAGGCCTTGGCAGAGCTATGCATTGGGCAGAAATCCTAAATGATGCAAATATCACTGCTATTTATACCACAGACTATCGTCGTACAACCATGACTGCTGCGCCTGCAGAAGTAAAATACGACCTGATCCGCCAGTACTACGACCCTTCTATGATCGATGTTGCGGCCTTTAAAGCTGATAATCTTGGAAAGAATGTTTTAGTTGTAGGACACAGCAATACCACTCCGGATTTTGTAAATAAAATGATAGGGGAAGAAAAATACCCACCTATGGATGACTCGGATAACGGCAGCCTTTTTAT
This DNA window, taken from Muriicola soli, encodes the following:
- the ytxJ gene encoding bacillithiol system redox-active protein YtxJ, whose product is MGVFNWWKGTDEKESEQLDKAKWNPLETESQLEEIIHRSGERTQIIFKNSTSCGISGMVKRSFEANYPLRPGQAELHLLHVQYNRELSHAIAREFEVRHESPQLLVIKNGNVVKHASHGSINDVSLEDYL
- a CDS encoding PorP/SprF family type IX secretion system membrane protein, producing the protein MPKPLFIFLFLICVIIGKAQEVSLPSDFRQHNLNQYNSSLFNPVFTLDRNNPQSLSVWSRWQWQQPDADPTTLFANYTHKLNPRSSVGIGFLQQNTGVFLQTGGVLNYAYDFEIAPDVFLALGINLFGYREELADDRFQQSPNINLPFLYDGPEFILQAAPGIRLAYKNLSLGFTAENAVIYNVSPSDNNNGDAEKIFLGSASYSLPVKGTGILENAYLRPLLYIKSIPEMDAQYGINTLFASDKIWLQGGYHNFYGFSGGIGGTFLRVFLWGLWLKLGIVRS
- a CDS encoding SixA phosphatase family protein — translated: MKPKLLSLCLIFLLSLFSCKEETQLTNTEIGPEVTTYYFIRHAEKDRTDPENRDPELNQKGLGRAMHWAEILNDANITAIYTTDYRRTTMTAAPAEVKYDLIRQYYDPSMIDVAAFKADNLGKNVLVVGHSNTTPDFVNKMIGEEKYPPMDDSDNGSLFIVQQIGDMTTDVRLNFNCNCPD